A stretch of the Crocinitomicaceae bacterium genome encodes the following:
- a CDS encoding tetratricopeptide repeat protein: MKKLLLTLSMAICGVISFGQEDLTPEEIKYRDSISALNQSNAALVQSQNAYNAGIELYKQGDYVGAIKKFSESITADPNFTTAYYNKALSEIKAEKYEDAIKTCDQVISMKPNYAKAYFQRGRAYQGLNNYLMAEKDYQKSIELDPKNPKAYYNFGTLKFLQQDYTAAITQFTKVIELDPNDAYAYNDRGSCYRMLEKYPEAVKDYEEAARRNPNLAFVLNNIGTTKHKMKLYDEAMKAYNRALSVDPKFHLAYLNRGVTNMAMGRVDDAINDFTKCIELKPDFAPAYSNRSGAYFTKKEYEKAKADGDKAIQLDPNDADAYINRGNAREMLRDMDGACEDWHKARELGSEIGKYYHSQNCSN; encoded by the coding sequence ATGAAAAAATTATTACTAACCCTAAGTATGGCAATTTGTGGTGTGATATCCTTTGGTCAGGAAGATTTGACACCCGAAGAAATCAAGTATCGTGATTCTATTTCAGCACTAAATCAATCAAACGCCGCTCTGGTACAATCACAAAATGCCTATAATGCCGGTATTGAGCTTTACAAGCAGGGAGACTATGTTGGTGCAATTAAAAAATTCTCAGAATCAATTACTGCAGATCCAAATTTTACAACAGCTTATTACAACAAGGCGCTTTCAGAAATTAAAGCAGAGAAATACGAAGACGCCATTAAAACATGTGATCAGGTAATTAGCATGAAACCCAATTATGCCAAGGCATATTTTCAGCGTGGACGAGCCTATCAAGGGCTGAATAATTATTTGATGGCAGAAAAAGACTATCAAAAATCAATTGAGCTGGACCCAAAAAATCCGAAAGCGTATTACAACTTTGGTACCTTGAAATTTTTACAACAAGATTATACCGCAGCAATCACTCAGTTCACCAAAGTAATTGAACTTGATCCGAATGATGCTTATGCTTATAATGATCGCGGCTCATGTTACCGTATGTTGGAGAAATATCCTGAAGCAGTAAAAGATTATGAAGAAGCAGCGCGCAGAAATCCAAATCTTGCCTTCGTTTTGAATAATATTGGAACTACCAAACATAAGATGAAATTGTATGATGAGGCAATGAAAGCATACAACAGAGCTTTGAGTGTTGACCCAAAATTTCATCTTGCATATTTGAACAGAGGTGTAACCAATATGGCTATGGGACGGGTGGATGATGCCATAAATGATTTTACCAAATGCATTGAATTGAAACCGGATTTTGCGCCTGCATATAGCAACAGAAGTGGAGCATACTTTACAAAAAAAGAATATGAAAAGGCAAAAGCAGATGGAGACAAAGCCATACAACTGGACCCTAATGATGCAGATGCATATATCAATCGCGGAAATGCC
- the crcB gene encoding fluoride efflux transporter CrcB — translation MNFQMILWVFLGGGLGSILRFGTGKLFSTLFSVKFPIGTLVSNALACLILGLTLFLFKDKMQSSEFLRHFLIIGLCGGFSTFSAFSFETVKLMQDGLIGIALLNVLISLSLGFGIIYFLVK, via the coding sequence ATGAATTTTCAAATGATACTTTGGGTTTTTCTTGGTGGAGGACTGGGAAGCATTCTCCGTTTTGGTACCGGAAAACTTTTTTCAACTTTATTTTCCGTCAAATTTCCAATTGGAACGCTTGTATCAAACGCACTTGCTTGTCTAATTCTTGGCCTTACTTTGTTTCTATTTAAAGACAAAATGCAAAGTAGTGAGTTTTTACGCCACTTCCTGATCATTGGTCTTTGCGGAGGGTTTTCTACTTTTTCAGCATTTAGTTTTGAAACGGTCAAACTTATGCAGGATGGGTTGATTGGAATTGCTTTGCTGAATGTTCTGATTAGTCTGTCGCTTGGATTTGGTATAATTTATTTTCTGGTAAAATAA
- a CDS encoding M1 family metallopeptidase, whose product MALKNLLRSFTAIILLLVLWKCTYPRNPSTHNYNKPVKYNKHLLDSTRGYLNPMRSCYDVRFYHLNLSIFPNKKSIAGDVTMVFDVLNTTPKIQLELSEKLNIISIKENELSLNYERQGKAVIVSFGRELQAGEKITIVTSYEGKPKIAEKPPWRGGLVWKKKNGIDFVGVACEDDGASIWWPLKDHISDKPDSVMTTFNVPQNLFCVSNGKLVEEREGEDGRMIYTWKTSYPINQYNVTFYLGPFRHFSLDYRNNSGTHPLDFYVLPENFEKAQIHFEQTIDVIEVFEELFGEYPWWKDGYKLVESPYAGMEHQTAIAYGSGYKNGKWINYDYILVHETAHEWWGNAVTVCDMADLWIHEGFATYAEALYMEKKGEPYDYDVLLSVDRSFCKNKRPVVGPHDVAYTNYRDGDIYSKGAVTLHTLRNVIDDDGVFFRIIYRFGTEYRDSCVATQDFIDLVNSETKADYTWLFNQFLYRPEPPELFWYYYADGYNAKFLYRWNSEMTNADFKMPITLKVDGSEIMINPTTELQSYHIKNGLYKALSIDRYAFCVFTESKKLLDELNQ is encoded by the coding sequence ATGGCACTAAAAAATTTACTTAGGTCTTTTACCGCTATTATTCTGTTACTGGTTTTGTGGAAGTGTACTTATCCGCGGAATCCCAGCACACATAATTACAACAAACCGGTCAAATACAATAAACACTTGCTTGATTCAACTCGTGGTTATCTTAACCCCATGAGATCATGTTATGATGTGAGGTTTTATCACTTGAATCTTTCAATCTTCCCAAATAAAAAAAGTATTGCCGGTGATGTCACTATGGTCTTTGATGTCCTCAATACAACACCGAAAATTCAGTTAGAGCTTTCAGAGAAACTTAATATCATTTCCATAAAAGAAAATGAACTTTCTCTGAATTATGAACGTCAGGGCAAAGCGGTCATCGTTTCGTTTGGCAGAGAATTGCAAGCCGGAGAAAAAATTACCATCGTAACAAGTTATGAAGGCAAACCCAAAATTGCTGAAAAACCACCCTGGAGAGGTGGATTAGTGTGGAAAAAAAAGAACGGTATTGATTTCGTCGGTGTAGCATGTGAAGATGATGGCGCAAGTATTTGGTGGCCGCTCAAAGATCATATTTCAGACAAGCCTGATAGTGTGATGACAACATTTAATGTACCACAAAATTTATTTTGTGTAAGCAATGGAAAATTAGTTGAAGAACGTGAAGGAGAAGACGGAAGAATGATCTACACCTGGAAAACATCATACCCAATCAATCAGTATAATGTCACATTTTACCTTGGACCGTTCAGACATTTTAGTCTTGATTATAGAAATAATTCAGGTACACACCCGCTTGATTTTTATGTGTTGCCTGAAAATTTTGAAAAAGCCCAAATTCATTTTGAACAAACAATAGATGTCATTGAAGTGTTTGAAGAATTGTTTGGTGAATATCCTTGGTGGAAAGATGGATACAAATTAGTTGAGAGTCCGTATGCGGGAATGGAGCACCAAACCGCCATTGCGTACGGCAGCGGTTATAAAAACGGAAAATGGATTAACTACGATTATATTCTTGTTCATGAAACAGCGCATGAATGGTGGGGTAATGCAGTTACTGTTTGTGATATGGCTGACCTATGGATTCATGAAGGTTTTGCAACGTATGCTGAAGCCTTGTATATGGAAAAAAAAGGCGAACCCTATGACTATGATGTGCTGCTTTCAGTAGACCGAAGTTTCTGTAAAAATAAACGACCGGTTGTAGGGCCGCATGATGTTGCTTATACAAATTACCGCGACGGAGATATTTACTCAAAGGGCGCTGTCACACTGCATACCTTGAGAAATGTCATTGATGATGATGGAGTGTTTTTCAGAATTATTTATCGGTTTGGAACTGAATACCGAGATAGCTGTGTTGCTACGCAAGATTTTATTGATCTGGTAAATTCTGAAACTAAAGCAGATTATACTTGGTTGTTTAATCAGTTTTTATATCGGCCTGAACCACCTGAATTGTTTTGGTATTATTATGCCGATGGATATAATGCAAAATTTCTCTATCGCTGGAATTCAGAAATGACTAATGCAGATTTTAAAATGCCAATCACACTGAAAGTTGACGGTAGTGAAATTATGATCAACCCAACAACTGAACTGCAGTCATATCATATAAAAAATGGCTTGTATAAGGCCTTGTCAATTGACAGATATGCATTTTGTGTTTTTACTGAATCAAAGAAATTACTAGATGAACTTAATCAGTAA
- a CDS encoding PKD domain-containing protein, giving the protein MCTLKQYGILLIMLAVLSSCKEKPAPAPEPFADFLVSNSGCISPCWVYFYDNSLNAVSWEWDFGNAFNSHTQNDSMLYTTFGFYDVKLIIKNADGIADSIMKEVMVY; this is encoded by the coding sequence ATGTGCACCCTGAAACAATATGGCATTCTTTTGATCATGCTTGCCGTATTGTCTTCATGCAAAGAAAAACCTGCACCGGCGCCTGAACCATTTGCCGATTTTCTGGTTTCAAACAGCGGGTGCATTTCTCCATGCTGGGTATATTTTTATGACAATTCACTCAACGCCGTTTCGTGGGAATGGGATTTTGGAAACGCGTTCAATTCACACACTCAAAATGATTCCATGCTATACACCACATTCGGATTTTACGATGTAAAACTCATCATTAAAAATGCTGATGGCATTGCAGATTCTATTATGAAAGAAGTGATGGTTTACTGA
- a CDS encoding S46 family peptidase: MKKLIITFTFSIIFAGQALSVEGMWIPSLIDMFYSDMQTYGLKLSKEQIYSTNNSSLKDAVIQFNGGCTAEIVSDQGLILTNHHCGYDAIQKHSSIENDYLANGFWSKNFSEELPCPWLNITIVKEIRDVTEAVLSGVDKTANAEEIQEKIKKNIALIEAEEKKKSGYAAKIKPFSQGNEYFMLITQNYEDIRLVGTPPNAIGKFGGDTDNWVWPRHTGDFSVFRIYADNNNQPAEYSADNVPYKPAYSLPISLKPKQIGDFTMVYGFPGYTDQHYTASKLKFYIETEAPARINMRQHTLDLMKPAMNANDTIRIQYSAKQASIANAWKKWIGQLGGLNELDAIGKKITFEEEYRARAAERTEWKEKYGKIIDELDQLQAEYGRYEFARNMYIEYFYYGPEIISFAFDFYELAFRYDELESEGKLEETITGLKNNVKSFYKDYNAQLDQSIFHELTPLYAGYVSTDLLPEGFIETWEKTEVAIYTKSIFSDREKLELMLDKFSAKSAKKLQKDPTILFAIQIYSAYYDNVVDKYKWFMVKEDELMQRYVEGMIVMFPDKKMWSDANSTMRIAYGKIDGSQPYDGMQYLHYTTIDGIMQKYDPKNPDFELTDRFIELYNKKDFGEYAQDGELWVCFTASNHTTGGNSGSPVIDGEGNLIGINFDRSWESTMSDFMFDESRCRNIVVDIRYVLWVIDKYGDAHHLIEEMNIVR; the protein is encoded by the coding sequence ATGAAAAAACTGATAATCACGTTCACGTTTAGTATAATTTTTGCCGGTCAGGCACTTTCAGTTGAGGGCATGTGGATACCTTCTCTCATAGACATGTTTTATTCTGACATGCAAACCTATGGGTTGAAGTTGAGCAAAGAACAAATTTATTCTACCAATAATTCCAGTTTGAAAGATGCCGTGATTCAATTTAACGGAGGCTGTACGGCAGAAATTGTATCAGATCAGGGATTGATTTTAACTAACCACCACTGCGGATACGATGCTATTCAAAAACATTCCAGCATTGAAAATGATTATTTGGCCAATGGTTTCTGGTCAAAAAATTTCTCAGAAGAGTTGCCATGCCCTTGGCTTAACATCACCATTGTAAAGGAAATAAGAGATGTAACAGAAGCAGTATTAAGCGGAGTAGATAAAACAGCAAACGCTGAAGAAATTCAGGAAAAAATAAAGAAAAATATTGCCTTGATTGAAGCAGAAGAAAAAAAGAAAAGCGGATATGCTGCAAAAATAAAACCGTTCAGTCAGGGGAATGAATATTTTATGTTGATTACGCAAAACTATGAAGACATTAGACTGGTTGGCACACCACCTAATGCCATTGGTAAATTTGGTGGAGATACTGATAATTGGGTTTGGCCAAGACATACAGGAGATTTTTCAGTTTTCAGAATTTATGCAGATAACAATAATCAACCTGCTGAATACAGTGCAGATAATGTTCCATACAAACCGGCCTATTCTCTTCCTATTTCATTAAAACCAAAACAAATTGGAGACTTCACTATGGTGTATGGCTTTCCGGGATATACCGATCAACATTACACCGCGAGCAAATTAAAATTCTACATTGAAACTGAAGCACCGGCCAGAATTAATATGCGACAACACACATTAGATTTAATGAAACCTGCAATGAATGCAAATGACACCATCCGAATTCAATATTCTGCCAAACAAGCAAGCATTGCCAACGCATGGAAAAAATGGATTGGACAATTAGGTGGACTCAATGAACTAGATGCCATTGGAAAAAAAATAACTTTTGAAGAAGAGTATCGAGCACGCGCAGCTGAACGAACTGAATGGAAGGAAAAATATGGAAAAATAATAGATGAACTTGATCAACTGCAAGCTGAATATGGACGTTATGAATTTGCCCGCAACATGTACATTGAATATTTCTACTACGGACCGGAAATTATCAGTTTTGCTTTTGATTTTTATGAACTTGCTTTCAGGTATGATGAACTAGAATCAGAAGGCAAATTAGAAGAAACAATTACAGGCTTAAAAAATAATGTGAAGAGTTTTTATAAAGACTATAACGCTCAACTTGACCAGAGTATTTTTCATGAACTTACACCACTTTACGCCGGTTACGTTAGTACTGATTTACTGCCTGAAGGATTCATTGAAACATGGGAAAAAACAGAGGTTGCCATATACACAAAATCTATTTTTTCAGATCGTGAAAAATTAGAACTTATGTTGGACAAATTCAGCGCTAAATCTGCCAAAAAATTACAGAAAGATCCAACCATACTTTTTGCTATACAAATTTACTCGGCATATTATGACAACGTAGTTGACAAGTACAAATGGTTTATGGTTAAAGAAGATGAACTCATGCAGCGCTATGTTGAAGGCATGATAGTCATGTTCCCGGATAAAAAAATGTGGTCTGATGCAAATTCAACCATGCGAATCGCTTACGGAAAAATAGATGGTTCACAACCTTATGACGGAATGCAATATCTGCACTACACAACTATTGATGGAATCATGCAGAAATATGATCCAAAAAATCCGGATTTTGAATTGACTGACCGTTTCATTGAACTCTACAACAAAAAAGATTTTGGTGAGTATGCGCAAGATGGAGAACTTTGGGTATGTTTCACTGCATCAAATCACACAACCGGAGGTAACTCAGGTAGCCCGGTGATTGATGGAGAAGGCAATCTTATTGGAATAAACTTTGATCGCAGTTGGGAAAGCACCATGAGTGATTTTATGTTTGATGAATCTCGTTGCAGAAATATTGTGGTTGATATTCGTTATGTTTTGTGGGTGATTGACAAGTATGGAGACGCCCATCACCTGATTGAAGAAATGAATATTGTGCGATAA
- a CDS encoding DUF4442 domain-containing protein: MKFQNLIKKAATSKFALFKLNWLLALMVPFNKPHRIKIASIGDDFVSVRIPHRKKNFNHIKGIHACGLATAAEFASGFHLLRSLDHNKYRIIMKSLHVDYFFQAKMDALASFRADEKWIHDHILEPLVSESSKTITAVVELHDTKGNHLATAQVEWQVKAWEHVKTKL; the protein is encoded by the coding sequence GTGAAATTCCAGAATCTGATAAAAAAGGCAGCGACATCAAAATTTGCATTGTTCAAATTGAACTGGTTGCTGGCATTAATGGTACCCTTTAATAAACCTCATCGCATAAAAATTGCATCAATTGGTGATGATTTTGTCTCAGTTAGAATTCCGCACCGAAAAAAAAACTTTAACCATATCAAAGGTATTCATGCCTGCGGTTTAGCCACGGCTGCTGAATTTGCAAGTGGCTTTCATTTACTGCGCAGTCTTGATCACAACAAATATAGAATCATCATGAAATCATTGCATGTAGATTATTTCTTTCAGGCTAAAATGGATGCATTAGCAAGTTTCCGTGCTGATGAGAAATGGATACATGATCACATTCTTGAACCACTTGTGAGTGAAAGTTCCAAAACTATTACCGCTGTTGTTGAATTGCATGACACCAAAGGCAATCATTTGGCAACAGCTCAGGTAGAGTGGCAAGTCAAAGCCTGGGAACATGTGAAAACAAAATTATAA
- the rimO gene encoding 30S ribosomal protein S12 methylthiotransferase RimO — MKTKTLKKNKVNVVTLGCSKNLFDSEVMMAQLKANKFTVEHESKQDDAEIVIINTCGFIESAKQESIDTILRFAEAKTQGLVSKLYVTGCLSERYKDDLEKEIPDVDAYFGTRDLPRLLKTLKADYKKELIGERLLATPSHYAYFKIAEGCDRPCAFCAIPLMRGHHVSTPMNQLLDNAKSLADQGVKELLLIAQDLTYYGLDIYKKRNLSELVEKLAQINGIEWIRLHYAFPSGFPMDVLDVMNDHANICKYLDMPLQHGSTKMLTAMKRGITREKTEELVAKIRDKVPGIALRTTLISGFPGETEKDFQEMYDWVERSRFDRLGIFTYSHEENTSAFALKDNVPQKTKQQRADKIMELQSGISFELNQLKIGKQFKVLFDRQEGKYLFGRTEFDSPEVDNEVIVESKDKSLIGQFRKVEIISADHYDLTGKIIA, encoded by the coding sequence TTGAAAACTAAAACGCTGAAAAAAAACAAAGTCAATGTAGTTACACTTGGGTGTTCTAAAAATTTATTTGACTCTGAAGTCATGATGGCTCAACTGAAAGCCAATAAATTTACCGTTGAGCATGAATCAAAACAAGACGATGCAGAAATTGTCATCATCAATACCTGTGGATTTATTGAAAGTGCAAAACAAGAATCTATTGACACCATTTTACGATTTGCTGAAGCTAAAACTCAAGGTCTGGTTTCCAAACTATATGTCACCGGTTGTTTGAGTGAGCGCTACAAAGATGATCTTGAAAAAGAAATACCTGATGTTGATGCATACTTTGGTACAAGAGATTTACCACGCTTATTAAAAACACTTAAAGCCGATTATAAAAAAGAATTAATTGGTGAAAGATTATTAGCTACACCTTCTCACTACGCTTATTTTAAAATAGCAGAAGGATGTGACCGACCTTGTGCGTTTTGTGCAATACCGCTCATGCGAGGTCATCACGTTTCAACACCCATGAATCAATTGCTGGACAATGCAAAATCATTGGCTGACCAAGGTGTAAAGGAATTATTGCTCATTGCGCAAGATCTCACTTATTACGGTTTGGATATCTACAAAAAAAGAAACTTATCAGAACTTGTAGAAAAACTTGCTCAAATTAATGGCATAGAGTGGATACGATTACATTACGCATTTCCATCAGGTTTTCCAATGGATGTGCTTGATGTGATGAATGATCACGCAAATATCTGCAAGTATCTTGATATGCCTCTGCAACATGGTTCAACAAAAATGCTCACCGCAATGAAACGCGGAATAACCAGAGAAAAGACAGAAGAACTGGTAGCTAAAATTCGCGATAAAGTACCTGGCATTGCATTGAGAACTACACTTATATCAGGATTTCCGGGTGAAACAGAAAAAGATTTTCAAGAGATGTATGACTGGGTTGAACGCAGTCGGTTTGACAGGCTAGGAATTTTCACTTATTCTCATGAAGAAAACACTTCAGCATTTGCTTTAAAAGATAATGTGCCGCAAAAAACAAAACAGCAACGGGCTGATAAAATCATGGAATTGCAAAGCGGAATTTCTTTTGAACTAAATCAACTTAAAATAGGAAAACAATTCAAGGTATTGTTTGATCGTCAGGAAGGAAAATATCTTTTTGGACGTACTGAGTTTGATTCACCTGAAGTTGACAATGAAGTAATTGTTGAATCAAAAGACAAATCTTTAATTGGTCAATTTAGAAAGGTTGAAATAATTTCTGCAGATCATTATGATTTGACAGGAAAAATCATTGCCTAA
- the ftsY gene encoding signal recognition particle-docking protein FtsY — protein sequence MGIFNLFSKEKKQSLDKGLEKTKHSFLSKLTRAVVGKSSIDDQVLDELEEILITSDVGVDTTLKIIRRIEDRVAKDKYLTTAELNKILKEEIASLLSENNSGDTAEFTLPSNIEKPYVIMVVGVNGVGKTTTIGKLANQFKKQGKKVVLGAADTFRAAAVDQLIIWSQRVGVPIVQQGMGADPASVAFDAIQSGKAQQADVVIVDTAGRLHNKINLMNELSKIKKVMSKVIPDAPHEILLVLDGSTGQNAFEQAKQFAQATEINALAVTKLDGTAKGGVVIGISDQMKIPVKYIGVGEGIDDLQVFNKNEFVDSLFN from the coding sequence ATGGGTATTTTCAATCTTTTCTCAAAAGAAAAAAAGCAAAGTCTTGACAAAGGTTTGGAAAAAACCAAACACTCCTTTCTTTCTAAATTAACCCGTGCCGTTGTTGGTAAATCAAGCATTGATGATCAGGTACTGGATGAACTAGAAGAAATTTTAATCACTTCAGATGTTGGTGTTGATACCACATTGAAAATTATTCGCAGAATAGAAGACCGTGTTGCTAAAGATAAATATCTAACCACAGCAGAGCTTAATAAAATTCTAAAAGAAGAAATTGCCTCATTATTATCTGAAAATAATTCCGGTGACACGGCTGAGTTTACTCTACCCTCAAACATTGAGAAACCTTATGTGATTATGGTAGTTGGGGTGAATGGAGTTGGTAAGACAACTACTATCGGGAAATTAGCAAACCAATTTAAAAAACAAGGTAAAAAAGTAGTACTTGGTGCAGCAGATACATTCAGAGCTGCAGCAGTTGATCAGTTAATTATTTGGTCACAGCGTGTTGGTGTGCCTATTGTTCAGCAAGGCATGGGGGCTGATCCGGCATCGGTTGCGTTTGATGCCATACAATCTGGCAAAGCACAGCAAGCTGATGTTGTTATTGTTGATACAGCAGGAAGGTTGCACAACAAAATCAACCTGATGAATGAACTTTCAAAAATAAAAAAGGTGATGTCAAAAGTTATTCCTGATGCACCACATGAAATACTGCTCGTATTAGATGGATCAACCGGGCAAAACGCTTTTGAGCAAGCAAAACAATTTGCACAGGCCACTGAAATTAACGCACTTGCTGTTACCAAATTAGACGGAACAGCTAAGGGAGGCGTTGTGATTGGTATTTCAGATCAAATGAAAATTCCGGTGAAATACATTGGTGTAGGTGAAGGAATAGACGATTTGCAAGTTTTTAATAAGAATGAATTTGTTGATTCGCTCTTTAATTAA
- a CDS encoding DUF4295 domain-containing protein, which translates to MAKKVVASLQTGGGKEHTKCVKMIKNPKTGAYSFKEEVVHNDKVQDWFAKS; encoded by the coding sequence ATGGCTAAGAAAGTAGTTGCTTCATTGCAAACCGGAGGAGGAAAAGAACACACTAAATGTGTGAAAATGATTAAAAATCCAAAAACCGGTGCGTACAGTTTCAAAGAAGAAGTTGTACACAACGATAAAGTTCAGGATTGGTTTGCCAAAAGCTAA
- the rpmG gene encoding 50S ribosomal protein L33, whose product MAKSKGNRIQVILECTEHKTSGQPGTSRYVTTKNRKNTPDRIELKKFNPILKKYTIHKEIK is encoded by the coding sequence ATGGCAAAGTCAAAAGGAAACAGAATTCAGGTGATATTAGAATGTACTGAGCACAAAACATCAGGACAGCCGGGTACTTCACGTTATGTGACTACAAAAAACCGTAAAAACACACCTGACCGAATTGAGTTGAAAAAATTCAACCCGATTCTTAAAAAATACACTATTCACAAAGAAATTAAATAA
- a CDS encoding 50S ribosomal protein L28: MSRVCQITGKKAITGNSVSHSNRKTKRRFNPNLVTKRFFVPEENQYIVIKVSTSALRTINKKGIGACLKEAREKGFI, translated from the coding sequence ATGTCAAGAGTTTGTCAAATTACCGGGAAAAAAGCGATTACAGGAAACAGCGTTTCCCATTCAAATCGTAAAACCAAACGCAGATTCAACCCAAATCTGGTTACTAAGCGCTTTTTTGTGCCTGAAGAAAATCAGTATATAGTGATTAAAGTGAGTACGTCTGCTTTGAGAACAATCAATAAAAAAGGCATTGGAGCTTGCTTGAAAGAGGCAAGAGAAAAAGGATTCATTTAA
- a CDS encoding competence/damage-inducible protein A has protein sequence MQTQIHAGIITIGDEILVGQTIDTNSAWLATKLNEIGISVREILSISDKADRITEALDRMLTNCSLVIFTGGLGPTKDDITKHVLTHYFDDTLILNATILKRVEEMFRHLNRPMLDVNKQQAMLPSKAIIIENDLGTASGMWFTKDGADVISLPGVPFEMKGLMEKIIPEFQKKYKLATFYHRTILFQGIGESQLAHEINDIEEACAKSEIAIAYLPSPGIVKLRLTGTKEQSGIMEQHFSLMQKRFEGQVFGFDDDTLEKVIGKHLSSSNQTLSTVESCTGGTLASRIVSVPGSSSYYLGSIIAYDNAVKSSLADVQPEIISTHGAVSQQVAEQMALGGAKRLNSHYCIATTGIAGPDGGTAEKPVGTVWIAIASPEKVYSKQFLFKHNRERNIELTVVYALNFLRRIICKTND, from the coding sequence ATGCAAACACAAATTCATGCCGGAATAATCACCATTGGAGATGAGATATTAGTGGGGCAAACCATTGATACCAATTCTGCCTGGTTAGCGACTAAACTCAATGAAATAGGAATCTCCGTGCGAGAAATTCTAAGTATTTCAGATAAGGCTGACAGAATTACAGAAGCACTTGATAGAATGCTAACAAATTGCAGTCTGGTTATATTCACCGGTGGATTAGGGCCAACCAAAGATGACATAACAAAACATGTACTCACTCATTATTTTGATGACACGTTGATTTTGAATGCCACTATCCTCAAGAGAGTAGAAGAAATGTTCAGACACCTGAATCGTCCTATGCTGGATGTCAATAAACAACAGGCAATGCTGCCTTCTAAGGCGATTATAATTGAAAATGATTTGGGAACAGCTTCAGGAATGTGGTTTACCAAAGATGGAGCAGATGTCATTTCATTGCCCGGAGTACCGTTTGAAATGAAAGGACTCATGGAAAAAATAATTCCTGAATTTCAGAAAAAATACAAACTTGCTACCTTCTATCATCGCACTATTTTATTTCAAGGTATAGGCGAATCACAACTTGCACATGAAATAAACGACATAGAAGAAGCATGTGCAAAGAGTGAAATAGCGATTGCATATTTGCCATCACCCGGCATTGTTAAATTGAGATTAACCGGTACTAAAGAACAATCAGGCATCATGGAGCAACACTTTTCATTGATGCAAAAGCGCTTTGAAGGACAGGTATTTGGCTTTGATGATGACACCCTTGAGAAAGTAATTGGAAAACATCTTAGTTCATCAAATCAAACCCTTTCAACGGTAGAAAGTTGTACCGGCGGCACATTAGCTTCACGCATAGTCAGCGTTCCGGGTTCATCATCCTATTATCTTGGATCCATTATAGCGTATGATAATGCCGTAAAATCAAGCTTAGCTGATGTGCAGCCTGAGATAATTTCAACACATGGAGCAGTTAGTCAACAAGTAGCTGAACAAATGGCATTGGGCGGGGCAAAACGACTAAATTCACACTATTGTATTGCAACAACAGGTATAGCAGGCCCTGATGGGGGAACTGCGGAAAAGCCGGTAGGTACAGTATGGATTGCCATTGCAAGTCCTGAAAAAGTTTACTCAAAACAATTTCTGTTTAAGCATAATCGGGAAAGGAATATTGAGCTTACGGTGGTGTATGCATTGAATTTTCTAAGAAGAATAATCTGTAAAACAAATGATTAA